The following proteins are encoded in a genomic region of Glycine soja cultivar W05 chromosome 17, ASM419377v2, whole genome shotgun sequence:
- the LOC114393664 gene encoding uncharacterized protein LOC114393664 isoform X1: MAFDQNSIPLNAASAVAEEPLISPATVTPPTPNSVGELFYPPSDSATWCVHPIAHHADVSPAAAPFGSNYGGSSFGNHRVVAAGNALNLGKLSACNGLDNKACNDVNGFGGVRGSRVVANVGDHGGGSHHEGGGSNGGDDSASSGRKVKFLCSFGGKILPRPSDGMLRYVGGQTRIISVRRDVSFNDLVQKMVESYGQAVVIKYQLPEEDLDTLVSVSCHDDVDNMMEEYEKLVERSHDGSAKLRVFLFSASESSECSSSSGGVHFGDLQDTGQKYFDAVNGIGNSTEGINRKESVTSAASTQNSDFSGAETLDSSIVSGGVPLSSPKENVSAASSSDTTATNLVVLEVPGAPVYSGGASAVSLAMPVAKTKTSPTATHNLYFQNEVESEKSVTVTLSQNPFGLQPFVDATSQEVMNHAADYVQLPSQMGFTNPQLLGKTGGHVFAQQQFHDSTHRLALHHQVIPAGVQMTVAQQPSSHVGVRPNVVQPQQQHLLDQYHDENTSGGVRIIQLPAERSYNTFQVPMNQVQPVIVGGNYGWVQVPPQERVVISDGLLPQQQVMIPEKIRRAEDCSMCQKKLPHAHSDPVVQDQHDSRGAGSTPDSTPSHNSFPIEDNVKAQATNRIMPMVTSPLKEGIAEQGARTRPRVLGKLEPPDGVHHTETSGFPHNIEPHTEGGRNFIQKLEEWDHPRNSFFQEKIGMKGREQSPNDEPLGTTPLSYLDDVGNHHLVSVENWVKQDVLNHIPLGEGKSIKTSEGMLQGSQKEYTNELSRVVSKSDAIDNWIRQDHLKPVDARMDTLKITNSEVYVSNDYSFLPVDKPSGNDNLDYSTHHSVEEEVILDNNFGRSKLRVDVNQNKMTGVLPCSSMEISYRNNSRPGECNEAAQPPFWGIPGSSPQSNIGNPHKGDASPSSPSLSLRFGDVQDTRNSLFSNQDPWNIQHGTFFPPSIPSKTAYSKETYSCNDSFDGNSGNFGEQSLEAQLDGSLYQSFKQNLTIEHVRSAKGSAEDQQLQAVAENVAASVLHSRTPSNSDLHSGDVSCCETIKYDSVQNNLIDVKCGHKAQDVKSKQLEKANFGFPASGVGKLQVIKNCDLEELIELGSGTFGTVYHGKWRGTDVAIKRITDRCFAGKPSEQERMRSDFWNEAIKLADLHHPNVVAFYGVVLDGPGGSVATVTEYMVNGSLRNALQKTERNLDKRKCLLIAMDVAFGMEYLHGKNIVHFDLKSDNLLVNIRDPHRPICKVGDLGLSKVKCQTLISGGVRGTLPWMAPELLNGSSSLVSEKVDVFSFGIVMWELLTGEEPYADLHYGAIIGGIVSNTLRPPVPSSCDPEWRLLMERCWSSEPSERPTFTEIANELRSLATKVSYPRGQNSPKGQNQHQQHSPLHTQVHK, from the exons ATGGCGTTTGATCAAAATTCCATTCCGTTGAACGCGGCCTCGGCGGTGGCCGAGGAGCCGCTGATTTCTCCGGCCACCGTCACGCCGCCCACTCCGAATTCCGTCGGGGAGCTTTTCTACCCGCCCTCGGACTCCGCAACGTGGTGCGTCCACCCCATTGCGCATCATGCCGACGTCAGCCCCGCGGCGGCGCCGTTTGGGTCTAACTACGGCGGTTCCAGTTTCGGAAACCACCGCGTTGTGGCTGCTGGGAATGCTTTGAATTTGGGAAAGTTGTCAGCGTGTAATGGATTAGACAACAAGGCATGCAATGATGTGAATGGTTTTGGTGGTGTTAGGGGAAGCAGAGTGGTTGCAAATGTCGGTGATCACGGCGGCGGTAGCCACCACGAGGGAGGTGGCAGCAACGGCGGCGATGATTCGGCCTCCTCGGGGAGGAAGGTAAAGTTTCTGTGCAGTTTTGGCGGGAAGATATTGCCTAGGCCTAGTGATGGAATGTTGAGATATGTTGGGGGGCAAACAAGGATCATTAGTGTCAGGAGAGATGTGAGTTTCAATGATTTGGTGCAAAAAATGGTTGAGTCTTATGGTCAGGCTGTGGTCATCAAGTATCAGCTTCCTGAGGAGGATCTTGATACATTGGTTTCCGTGTCGTGCCACGATGATGTGGACAACATGATGGAGGAGTACGAGAAATTGGTTGAGAGGTCTCATGATGGTTCTGCCAAGTTGAGGGTTTTTCTGTTTTCTGCTTCCGAGAGTAGTgaatgttcttcttcttctggtgGGGTGCACTTTGGGGACTTGCAGGATACAGGACAGAAGTATTTTGATGCTGTGAATGGGATTGGTAATAGTACAGAGGGGATCAATAGGAAGGAGAGTGTTACAAGTGCTGCTTCAACCCAGAATTCCGATTTTAGTGGTGCTGAAACTCTTGATAGTTCAATTGTCAGTGGTGGGGTGCCCTTGTCATCACCTAAGGAGAATGtgtcagcagcttcttcttccgACACAACTGCAACAAATTTGGTGGTTTTGGAGGTCCCCGGTGCACCGGTTTACTCGGGTGGTGCTTCCGCGGTTTCATTGGCCATGCCTGTGGCTAAGACTAAGACTAGTCCAACCGCAACCCACAATCTTTATTTTCAGAATGAGGTAGAGTCAGAGAAGTCTGTGACTGTTACTTTATCCCAGAACCCATTTGGATTGCAGCCTTTTGTTGATGCTACTAGCCAGGAGGTTATGAATCATGCAGCAGATTATGTCCAGCTGCCTTCACAGATGGGCTTCACAAACCCTCAGCTTTTAGGAAAGACCGGCGGGCATGTCTTCGCGCAACAGCAGTTTCATGATAGTACTCACCGTTTAGCATTGCATCATCAGGTCATCCCTGCTGGGGTACAAATGACAGTGGCTCAACAACCATCTTCTCATGTTGGTGTAAGACCAAATGTTGTTCAACCGCAGCAGCAACATCTTTTGGATCAATACCATGATGAAAATACTTCAGGAGGGGTAAGGATTATCCAGCTTCCTGCTGAACGTAGCTACAACACATTCCAGGTTCCAATGAATCAAGTCCAACCCGTCATAGTTGGAGGCAATTATGGCTGGGTTCAGGTTCCTCCACAAGAGCGTGTTGTTATCTCTGATGGATTGTTACCTCAACAACAGGTAATGATCCCTGAGAAAATCCGAAGAGCTGAGGACTGTTCTATGTGTCAGAAAAAACTACCTCATGCACATTCAGATCCAGTAGTTCAGGATCAGCACGATAGTCGTGGTGCAGGTTCTACTCCTGATTCAACCCCAAGTCACAATAGTTTCCCAATAGAGGACAATGTAAAAGCTCAAGCAACGAATAGGATTATGCCAATGGTGACTTCACCCTTGAAGGAAGGCATTGCTGAACAGGGGGCTAGGACCAGACCCAGGGTCCTTGGCAAATTGGAACCTCCTGATGGAGTACATCATACTGAGACCAGTGGGTTTCCTCATAATATTGAGCCACACACTGAAGGTGGGAGGAATTTTATACAAAAGCTAGAAGAATGGGATCATCCCAGGAACTCGTTTTTCCAGGAAAAGATTGGAATGAAAGGCAGAGAACAATCTCCAAACGACGAGCCCCTGGGAACAACACCATTGTCTTATCTAGATGATGTTGGCAACCACCACTTGGTATCAGTTGAGAACTGGGTTAAACAGGATGTGCTTAATCATATACCTTTAGGTGAAGGAAAATCTATAAAAACTTCAGAGGGTATGCTTCAAGGATCTCAAAAGGAATATACTAATGAGCTTTCCAGGGTTGTTTCTAAATCAGATGCGATAGATAATTGGATTAGACAAGACCATCTAAAACCTGTTGATGCAAGGATGGACACCTTAAAGATAACCAATTCTGAAGTTTATGTAAGTAATGATTACTCTTTTCTGCCAGTTGATAAACCCAGTGGGAATGATAACTTAGATTACAGCACTCACCACTCTGTAGAGGAAGAGGTGATTCTGGATAACAACTTTGGCAGGTCTAAACTGAGAGTTGATGTAAATCAAAATAAGATGACAGGTGTGCTGCCTTGTTCTTCTATGGAAATTTCATACAGGAACAATTCCAGGCCAGGGGAATGCAATGAGGCCGCACAACCTCCATTTTGGGGCATTCCTGGCTCAAGTCCTCAATCGAATATTGGCAACCCCCACAAGGGTGATGCATCACCATCTTCACCATCCTTGTCTCTTAGGTTTGGAGATGTGCAGGATACTAGGAACTCACTTTTCAGCAATCAGGATCCCTGGAATATACAGCATGGTACCTTCTTTCCACCTTCTATACCTAGCAAAACTGCTTATAGTAAAGAAACCTATTCTTGTAACGATTCCTTTGATGGGAATTCGGGCAACTTTGGggaacaaagtttagaagcaCAGTTGGATGGTAGCCTCTACCAGtcattcaaacaaaatttaactATAGAACATGTTAGGTCTGCCAAAG GGTCAGCAGAAGACCAACAACTTCAAGCTGTTGCGGAAAATGTAGCAGCTTCTGTTTTGCACTCAAGAACTCCTTCAAATTCTGACTTGCATTCCGGAGATGTTTCCTGTTGCGAAACCATTAAGTATGACAGTGTTCAAAACAATCTAATAGATGTCAAGTGTGGACATAAAGCTCAG gATGTCAAGAGCAAGCAACTGGAAAAGGCAAATTTTGGCTTTCCAGCATCAGGTGTTGGAAAACTACAG GTTATAAAGAATTGTGATCTAGAAGAACTGATAGAACTAGGTTCTGGTACCTTTGGGACCGTATATCATGGAAAATGGAGGGGCACCGATGTTGCAATCAAGCGGATTACTGATAGGTGTTTTGCCGGAAAGCCTTCAGAGCAAGAGCGCATG AGAAGTGACTTCTGGAATGAGGCAATCAAACTTGCTGACTTGCACCACCCGAATGTGGTAGCTTTCTACGGTGTTGTGCTTGATGGCCCAGGAGGTTCTGTGGCAACAGTAACTGAGTATATGGTTAATGGTTCTTTAAGAAATGCCTTGCAGAAGACTGAGAG GAATCTTGACAAGCGCAAATGTCTTTTGATTGCAATGGACGTGGCCTTTGGCATGGAGTACCTGCATGGAAAAAACATTGTACACTTTGACTTGAAAAGTGATAACTTGCTTGTGAATATCCGAGATCCTCACCGCCCAATATGCAAG GTTGGCGACTTGGGTCTGTCCAAAGTAAAATGTCAGACACTGATCTCTGGTGGTGTGAGAGGAACTCTACCATGGATGGCTCCAGAACTGCTGAACGGAAGCAGTAGCCTTGTTTCAGAGAAG GTTGATGTTTTTTCATTTGGTATTGTGATGTGGGAACTCTTGACTGGAGAGGAGCCATATGCTGACTTGCACTATGGTGCTATCATAG GTGGTATTGTTAGCAACACTTTGCGCCCTCCTGTTCCCTCATCTTGCGATCCAGAATGGAGATTGTTGATGGAGAGGTGCTGGTCATCAGAGCCATCAGAGAGACCTACCTTCACTGAGATTGCCAATGAATTACGTTCTTTAGCGACCAAGGTATCCTATCCCAGAGGACAAAACTCTCCTAAAGGACAAAACCAACATCAGCAACACTCTCCATTGCATACTCAAGTCCACAAATGA
- the LOC114393664 gene encoding uncharacterized protein LOC114393664 isoform X3, translating to MAFDQNSIPLNAASAVAEEPLISPATVTPPTPNSVGELFYPPSDSATWCVHPIAHHADVSPAAAPFGSNYGGSSFGNHRVVAAGNALNLGKLSACNGLDNKACNDVNGFGGVRGSRVVANVGDHGGGSHHEGGGSNGGDDSASSGRKVKFLCSFGGKILPRPSDGMLRYVGGQTRIISVRRDVSFNDLVQKMVESYGQAVVIKYQLPEEDLDTLVSVSCHDDVDNMMEEYEKLVERSHDGSAKLRVFLFSASESSECSSSSGGVHFGDLQDTGQKYFDAVNGIGNSTEGINRKESVTSAASTQNSDFSGAETLDSSIVSGGVPLSSPKENVSAASSSDTTATNLVVLEVPGAPVYSGGASAVSLAMPVAKTKTSPTATHNLYFQNEVESEKSVTVTLSQNPFGLQPFVDATSQEVMNHAADYVQLPSQMGFTNPQLLGKTGGHVFAQQQFHDSTHRLALHHQVIPAGVQMTVAQQPSSHVGVRPNVVQPQQQHLLDQYHDENTSGGVRIIQLPAERSYNTFQVPMNQVQPVIVGGNYGWVQVPPQERVVISDGLLPQQQVMIPEKIRRAEDCSMCQKKLPHAHSDPVVQDQHDSRGAGSTPDSTPSHNSFPIEDNVKAQATNRIMPMVTSPLKEGIAEQGARTRPRVLGKLEPPDGVHHTETSGFPHNIEPHTEGGRNFIQKLEEWDHPRNSFFQEKIGMKGREQSPNDEPLGTTPLSYLDDVGNHHLVSVENWVKQDVLNHIPLGEGKSIKTSEGMLQGSQKEYTNELSRVVSKSDAIDNWIRQDHLKPVDARMDTLKITNSEVYVSNDYSFLPVDKPSGNDNLDYSTHHSVEEEVILDNNFGRSKLRVDVNQNKMTGVLPCSSMEISYRNNSRPGECNEAAQPPFWGIPGSSPQSNIGNPHKGDASPSSPSLSLRFGDVQDTRNSLFSNQDPWNIQHGSAEDQQLQAVAENVAASVLHSRTPSNSDLHSGDVSCCETIKYDSVQNNLIDVKCGHKAQDVKSKQLEKANFGFPASGVGKLQVIKNCDLEELIELGSGTFGTVYHGKWRGTDVAIKRITDRCFAGKPSEQERMRSDFWNEAIKLADLHHPNVVAFYGVVLDGPGGSVATVTEYMVNGSLRNALQKTERNLDKRKCLLIAMDVAFGMEYLHGKNIVHFDLKSDNLLVNIRDPHRPICKVGDLGLSKVKCQTLISGGVRGTLPWMAPELLNGSSSLVSEKVDVFSFGIVMWELLTGEEPYADLHYGAIIGGIVSNTLRPPVPSSCDPEWRLLMERCWSSEPSERPTFTEIANELRSLATKVSYPRGQNSPKGQNQHQQHSPLHTQVHK from the exons ATGGCGTTTGATCAAAATTCCATTCCGTTGAACGCGGCCTCGGCGGTGGCCGAGGAGCCGCTGATTTCTCCGGCCACCGTCACGCCGCCCACTCCGAATTCCGTCGGGGAGCTTTTCTACCCGCCCTCGGACTCCGCAACGTGGTGCGTCCACCCCATTGCGCATCATGCCGACGTCAGCCCCGCGGCGGCGCCGTTTGGGTCTAACTACGGCGGTTCCAGTTTCGGAAACCACCGCGTTGTGGCTGCTGGGAATGCTTTGAATTTGGGAAAGTTGTCAGCGTGTAATGGATTAGACAACAAGGCATGCAATGATGTGAATGGTTTTGGTGGTGTTAGGGGAAGCAGAGTGGTTGCAAATGTCGGTGATCACGGCGGCGGTAGCCACCACGAGGGAGGTGGCAGCAACGGCGGCGATGATTCGGCCTCCTCGGGGAGGAAGGTAAAGTTTCTGTGCAGTTTTGGCGGGAAGATATTGCCTAGGCCTAGTGATGGAATGTTGAGATATGTTGGGGGGCAAACAAGGATCATTAGTGTCAGGAGAGATGTGAGTTTCAATGATTTGGTGCAAAAAATGGTTGAGTCTTATGGTCAGGCTGTGGTCATCAAGTATCAGCTTCCTGAGGAGGATCTTGATACATTGGTTTCCGTGTCGTGCCACGATGATGTGGACAACATGATGGAGGAGTACGAGAAATTGGTTGAGAGGTCTCATGATGGTTCTGCCAAGTTGAGGGTTTTTCTGTTTTCTGCTTCCGAGAGTAGTgaatgttcttcttcttctggtgGGGTGCACTTTGGGGACTTGCAGGATACAGGACAGAAGTATTTTGATGCTGTGAATGGGATTGGTAATAGTACAGAGGGGATCAATAGGAAGGAGAGTGTTACAAGTGCTGCTTCAACCCAGAATTCCGATTTTAGTGGTGCTGAAACTCTTGATAGTTCAATTGTCAGTGGTGGGGTGCCCTTGTCATCACCTAAGGAGAATGtgtcagcagcttcttcttccgACACAACTGCAACAAATTTGGTGGTTTTGGAGGTCCCCGGTGCACCGGTTTACTCGGGTGGTGCTTCCGCGGTTTCATTGGCCATGCCTGTGGCTAAGACTAAGACTAGTCCAACCGCAACCCACAATCTTTATTTTCAGAATGAGGTAGAGTCAGAGAAGTCTGTGACTGTTACTTTATCCCAGAACCCATTTGGATTGCAGCCTTTTGTTGATGCTACTAGCCAGGAGGTTATGAATCATGCAGCAGATTATGTCCAGCTGCCTTCACAGATGGGCTTCACAAACCCTCAGCTTTTAGGAAAGACCGGCGGGCATGTCTTCGCGCAACAGCAGTTTCATGATAGTACTCACCGTTTAGCATTGCATCATCAGGTCATCCCTGCTGGGGTACAAATGACAGTGGCTCAACAACCATCTTCTCATGTTGGTGTAAGACCAAATGTTGTTCAACCGCAGCAGCAACATCTTTTGGATCAATACCATGATGAAAATACTTCAGGAGGGGTAAGGATTATCCAGCTTCCTGCTGAACGTAGCTACAACACATTCCAGGTTCCAATGAATCAAGTCCAACCCGTCATAGTTGGAGGCAATTATGGCTGGGTTCAGGTTCCTCCACAAGAGCGTGTTGTTATCTCTGATGGATTGTTACCTCAACAACAGGTAATGATCCCTGAGAAAATCCGAAGAGCTGAGGACTGTTCTATGTGTCAGAAAAAACTACCTCATGCACATTCAGATCCAGTAGTTCAGGATCAGCACGATAGTCGTGGTGCAGGTTCTACTCCTGATTCAACCCCAAGTCACAATAGTTTCCCAATAGAGGACAATGTAAAAGCTCAAGCAACGAATAGGATTATGCCAATGGTGACTTCACCCTTGAAGGAAGGCATTGCTGAACAGGGGGCTAGGACCAGACCCAGGGTCCTTGGCAAATTGGAACCTCCTGATGGAGTACATCATACTGAGACCAGTGGGTTTCCTCATAATATTGAGCCACACACTGAAGGTGGGAGGAATTTTATACAAAAGCTAGAAGAATGGGATCATCCCAGGAACTCGTTTTTCCAGGAAAAGATTGGAATGAAAGGCAGAGAACAATCTCCAAACGACGAGCCCCTGGGAACAACACCATTGTCTTATCTAGATGATGTTGGCAACCACCACTTGGTATCAGTTGAGAACTGGGTTAAACAGGATGTGCTTAATCATATACCTTTAGGTGAAGGAAAATCTATAAAAACTTCAGAGGGTATGCTTCAAGGATCTCAAAAGGAATATACTAATGAGCTTTCCAGGGTTGTTTCTAAATCAGATGCGATAGATAATTGGATTAGACAAGACCATCTAAAACCTGTTGATGCAAGGATGGACACCTTAAAGATAACCAATTCTGAAGTTTATGTAAGTAATGATTACTCTTTTCTGCCAGTTGATAAACCCAGTGGGAATGATAACTTAGATTACAGCACTCACCACTCTGTAGAGGAAGAGGTGATTCTGGATAACAACTTTGGCAGGTCTAAACTGAGAGTTGATGTAAATCAAAATAAGATGACAGGTGTGCTGCCTTGTTCTTCTATGGAAATTTCATACAGGAACAATTCCAGGCCAGGGGAATGCAATGAGGCCGCACAACCTCCATTTTGGGGCATTCCTGGCTCAAGTCCTCAATCGAATATTGGCAACCCCCACAAGGGTGATGCATCACCATCTTCACCATCCTTGTCTCTTAGGTTTGGAGATGTGCAGGATACTAGGAACTCACTTTTCAGCAATCAGGATCCCTGGAATATACAGCATG GGTCAGCAGAAGACCAACAACTTCAAGCTGTTGCGGAAAATGTAGCAGCTTCTGTTTTGCACTCAAGAACTCCTTCAAATTCTGACTTGCATTCCGGAGATGTTTCCTGTTGCGAAACCATTAAGTATGACAGTGTTCAAAACAATCTAATAGATGTCAAGTGTGGACATAAAGCTCAG gATGTCAAGAGCAAGCAACTGGAAAAGGCAAATTTTGGCTTTCCAGCATCAGGTGTTGGAAAACTACAG GTTATAAAGAATTGTGATCTAGAAGAACTGATAGAACTAGGTTCTGGTACCTTTGGGACCGTATATCATGGAAAATGGAGGGGCACCGATGTTGCAATCAAGCGGATTACTGATAGGTGTTTTGCCGGAAAGCCTTCAGAGCAAGAGCGCATG AGAAGTGACTTCTGGAATGAGGCAATCAAACTTGCTGACTTGCACCACCCGAATGTGGTAGCTTTCTACGGTGTTGTGCTTGATGGCCCAGGAGGTTCTGTGGCAACAGTAACTGAGTATATGGTTAATGGTTCTTTAAGAAATGCCTTGCAGAAGACTGAGAG GAATCTTGACAAGCGCAAATGTCTTTTGATTGCAATGGACGTGGCCTTTGGCATGGAGTACCTGCATGGAAAAAACATTGTACACTTTGACTTGAAAAGTGATAACTTGCTTGTGAATATCCGAGATCCTCACCGCCCAATATGCAAG GTTGGCGACTTGGGTCTGTCCAAAGTAAAATGTCAGACACTGATCTCTGGTGGTGTGAGAGGAACTCTACCATGGATGGCTCCAGAACTGCTGAACGGAAGCAGTAGCCTTGTTTCAGAGAAG GTTGATGTTTTTTCATTTGGTATTGTGATGTGGGAACTCTTGACTGGAGAGGAGCCATATGCTGACTTGCACTATGGTGCTATCATAG GTGGTATTGTTAGCAACACTTTGCGCCCTCCTGTTCCCTCATCTTGCGATCCAGAATGGAGATTGTTGATGGAGAGGTGCTGGTCATCAGAGCCATCAGAGAGACCTACCTTCACTGAGATTGCCAATGAATTACGTTCTTTAGCGACCAAGGTATCCTATCCCAGAGGACAAAACTCTCCTAAAGGACAAAACCAACATCAGCAACACTCTCCATTGCATACTCAAGTCCACAAATGA